Proteins found in one Pseudomonas mosselii genomic segment:
- a CDS encoding LysR family transcriptional regulator, which translates to MNLRFLETFVWVARLRSFRLTAEKLFTTQASVSSRIAALEADLGVKLLLRDSRGVSLTPEGAKVLEYAERMLDTAKAMKQSLDSDRAKTGRIRLGVMDTVIHTWMSALVAELGERYPQVEIELVADTALNLREQLQKGFLDVILQTDLLREQSIRSHDLARYPMGWIVAAGSPHHRTYASLAELARERIVTFSKNSRPHQEVLGLLQAAGAETPRLNCVNSVAAITRLLRDGFGIGALPPALVDGELSRGELVLLEGLQPPPSLELVVAWQTGVALVDEVVGVCRQVLERYARDVGGQRIVLV; encoded by the coding sequence ATGAACCTCCGTTTCCTCGAAACCTTCGTCTGGGTCGCCCGGCTCAGGAGCTTCCGCCTCACCGCCGAGAAGCTGTTCACCACCCAGGCCTCGGTGTCCAGCCGCATCGCCGCGCTGGAGGCCGACCTGGGCGTGAAACTGCTGCTGCGCGACTCCCGCGGGGTCAGCCTGACGCCGGAAGGCGCCAAGGTGCTGGAGTACGCCGAGCGCATGCTCGACACCGCCAAGGCCATGAAGCAGTCACTGGACAGCGACCGGGCCAAGACCGGACGCATCCGCCTGGGGGTGATGGACACGGTCATCCACACCTGGATGAGCGCCCTGGTGGCGGAGCTGGGCGAGCGCTACCCGCAGGTGGAGATCGAGCTGGTGGCCGATACCGCGCTGAACCTGCGCGAGCAGCTGCAGAAGGGTTTTCTCGACGTGATCCTGCAGACCGACCTGCTGCGCGAGCAGTCGATCCGCAGCCACGACCTGGCGCGCTACCCGATGGGCTGGATCGTCGCCGCAGGCTCCCCGCACCACCGCACCTACGCCTCGCTGGCGGAACTGGCCCGCGAGCGCATCGTCACCTTCTCGAAGAACTCGCGACCGCACCAGGAGGTGCTCGGCCTGTTGCAGGCCGCCGGGGCCGAGACGCCGCGCCTGAACTGCGTGAACTCGGTGGCGGCCATCACCCGCCTGCTGCGCGACGGCTTCGGCATCGGCGCACTGCCGCCGGCGCTGGTGGATGGCGAACTGAGCCGCGGCGAGCTGGTGTTGCTGGAGGGCTTGCAGCCACCGCCGAGCCTGGAGCTGGTGGTGGCCTGGCAGACCGGCGTGGCGCTGGTGGACGAGGTGGTCGGCGTGTGCCGGCAGGTGCTGGAGCGCTATGCGCGGGATGTGGGCGGGCAGCGGATCGTGCTGGTCTGA
- a CDS encoding DUF2937 family protein → MFRSYLRLLLFTFGLLAGLQVPGLVKDYSQRVEAHLLESRQALDGFRQTAQRFFNGDLQALVRHYRGSDDPVFNSDANSIESLLIRNQLLEHEWQALQGSWVSRTWHVLVQPEPALREETLKGYSYQILLVPEAIGWGIGSGFVLAFVVESLLLVIGWVILGGRRKAVKESWR, encoded by the coding sequence ATGTTCAGAAGTTACCTGCGTTTGCTGTTGTTCACCTTCGGCCTGCTGGCCGGTCTCCAGGTGCCGGGGTTGGTCAAGGACTACAGCCAGCGCGTCGAGGCGCACCTGCTCGAATCGCGCCAGGCGCTCGACGGCTTCCGCCAGACCGCGCAGCGCTTCTTCAACGGTGACCTGCAGGCGCTGGTGCGGCATTACCGGGGCAGCGACGATCCGGTGTTCAACAGCGATGCCAACAGCATCGAGAGCCTGCTGATCCGCAACCAGTTGCTCGAGCATGAATGGCAAGCCCTGCAGGGCTCGTGGGTGAGCCGCACCTGGCATGTGCTGGTGCAGCCGGAGCCGGCACTGCGCGAGGAGACGCTCAAGGGCTACAGCTATCAGATCCTGCTGGTGCCCGAGGCGATCGGCTGGGGGATCGGCAGCGGGTTCGTGCTGGCGTTTGTGGTCGAGAGCCTGTTGTTGGTGATTGGCTGGGTGATTCTTGGTGGACGGCGCAAGGCGGTGAAGGAAAGCTGGCGCTAG
- a CDS encoding class II glutamine amidotransferase, whose translation MCELLGMSANVPTDIVFSFTGLMQRGGRTGPHRDGWGIGFYEGRGLRLFQDPAASSESEVANLVQRYPIKSEVVIGHIRQANVGKVCLSNTHPFVRELWGRNWCFAHNGQLGDFTGQRTFYRPIGDTDSEAAFCDLLNRVREAFPEPVEVEQLLPVLVEACAGYRGQGVFNCLLSDGDWLFCFCSTKLVHITRRAPFGAARLKDVDLIVDFHTQTTPNDVVTVIATEPLTENETWNRYGPGEWGLWRHGECIAHGQS comes from the coding sequence ATGTGCGAACTGCTGGGCATGAGCGCCAACGTCCCCACCGACATCGTCTTCAGCTTCACCGGCCTGATGCAGCGCGGCGGGCGCACCGGCCCGCACCGCGATGGCTGGGGCATCGGTTTCTATGAAGGGCGCGGCCTGCGCCTGTTCCAGGATCCGGCGGCGAGCAGCGAGTCGGAAGTGGCCAACCTGGTGCAGCGTTACCCGATCAAGAGCGAAGTGGTCATCGGCCATATCCGCCAGGCCAACGTCGGCAAGGTCTGCCTGTCCAACACCCACCCATTCGTGCGTGAGCTGTGGGGGCGCAACTGGTGCTTCGCGCACAACGGCCAGCTGGGCGATTTCACCGGCCAGCGCACGTTCTACCGGCCGATCGGCGACACCGACAGCGAAGCGGCCTTCTGCGACCTGCTCAACCGCGTGCGCGAAGCCTTCCCCGAGCCGGTCGAGGTCGAGCAACTGCTGCCAGTGCTGGTCGAAGCCTGCGCCGGGTACCGTGGCCAAGGCGTGTTCAACTGCCTGCTCAGCGACGGCGACTGGCTGTTCTGCTTCTGCTCGACCAAACTGGTGCACATCACCCGCCGCGCACCGTTCGGCGCGGCGCGGCTGAAGGATGTCGACCTGATCGTCGATTTCCACACGCAAACCACCCCCAACGACGTGGTCACGGTGATCGCCACCGAGCCGCTGACCGAGAATGAGACCTGGAACCGCTACGGGCCGGGTGAGTGGGGCTTGTGGCGGCATGGCGAGTGCATTGCCCACGGCCAGAGTTAA
- a CDS encoding S9 family peptidase, whose translation MPLPLPAPIAHQAEGQDPYAWLQQRDTPEVLAYLEAENAYQQAVLADQAPLREQLFEEIKGRILETDLSLPSPWGPYLYYTRTTAGDEYPRHYRCPRPADDSNTVDENREELLLDPNALANGGFLSLGAFSVSPDHRLLAYSLDTSGDEIYTLYVKDLANGALTALPFDDCDGSMTWANDSQTLFFAELDDTHRPWRLRRHTLGETDAATVFEEPDGRFFLHCYRASSERQLVLLLNSKTTSEAWVLDAATPQADYTCLTPRVEGHEYFPDHGQLDGQWRWFVRSNQDGINFALFHAPADSVPTRAQWQVLVPHRDDVMLEGLSLNATALSLSLREGGLPIIEVHPQGLPAYRVELPDAAYSLYVQDSLEFASTRIRLRYEALNRPAQVRQLDLATGAQQVLKQTPVLGAFDADDYISQRLWTVAKDGTRVPISLVRRRADEGKTVPLYLYGYGAYGESLDPWFSHARLSLLERGVAFAIAHVRGGGELGEAWYRAGKQEHKHNSFDDFIACAEHLIAEGVTTRERLAISGGSAGGLLMGAVLNLRPELFRCAIAEVPFVDVLNTMLDPELPLTVTEYDEWGNPEEPEVYERIKAYAPYENVKAQAYPALLVVAGYNDSRVQYWEAAKWVARLRTRKTDDNLLLLKTEMGAGHGGMSGRYQGLRDVALEYAFVFNELGVA comes from the coding sequence ATGCCCCTACCCCTTCCCGCCCCGATCGCCCATCAAGCCGAAGGCCAAGACCCCTACGCCTGGCTGCAGCAGCGCGACACCCCCGAGGTCCTGGCCTACCTGGAAGCGGAAAACGCCTACCAGCAAGCCGTCCTCGCCGACCAGGCGCCGCTGCGTGAACAGCTGTTCGAAGAGATCAAGGGCCGCATCCTCGAGACCGACCTGTCGCTGCCCTCGCCCTGGGGCCCGTACCTCTACTACACCCGTACCACCGCGGGCGACGAATACCCGCGCCATTACCGCTGCCCGCGCCCGGCCGACGACAGCAACACCGTCGATGAAAACCGCGAGGAGCTGCTGCTCGATCCCAACGCCCTGGCCAATGGCGGCTTTCTTTCCCTCGGCGCCTTCAGCGTCAGCCCCGACCACCGCCTGCTGGCCTACAGCCTGGACACCAGCGGCGACGAGATCTACACCCTGTACGTCAAGGACCTGGCCAACGGCGCGCTGACCGCCCTGCCCTTCGACGACTGCGACGGCAGCATGACCTGGGCCAACGACAGCCAGACGTTGTTCTTCGCCGAACTGGACGACACCCACCGCCCCTGGCGCCTGCGCCGCCACACCCTGGGCGAGACCGACGCCGCCACGGTCTTCGAGGAGCCCGACGGGCGCTTCTTCCTGCACTGCTACCGCGCCAGCTCCGAGCGCCAACTGGTGCTGCTGCTCAACAGCAAGACCACCAGCGAGGCCTGGGTGCTCGATGCCGCCACGCCACAGGCTGATTACACCTGCCTGACGCCGCGGGTCGAAGGCCATGAGTACTTCCCCGACCACGGCCAGCTCGACGGTCAGTGGCGCTGGTTCGTGCGCAGCAACCAGGACGGCATCAACTTCGCCCTGTTCCACGCGCCGGCCGACAGCGTGCCGACCCGCGCGCAGTGGCAGGTGCTGGTGCCGCACCGTGACGACGTCATGCTCGAAGGGCTCAGCCTCAATGCCACGGCGTTGTCCCTGAGCCTGCGCGAAGGCGGCCTGCCGATCATCGAAGTGCACCCGCAAGGCCTGCCGGCTTACCGCGTCGAGCTGCCGGACGCCGCCTACAGCCTCTACGTGCAGGACAGCCTGGAATTCGCCAGCACACGCATCCGCCTGCGCTATGAAGCCCTCAACCGCCCGGCCCAGGTGCGCCAGCTGGACCTGGCCACGGGCGCCCAGCAGGTGCTCAAGCAGACTCCGGTGCTCGGCGCCTTCGACGCCGACGACTACATCAGCCAGCGTCTGTGGACGGTGGCCAAGGACGGCACTCGGGTACCGATCAGCCTGGTGCGCCGTCGCGCTGACGAAGGCAAGACGGTGCCGCTCTATCTCTACGGCTACGGCGCCTACGGCGAGAGCCTCGACCCGTGGTTCTCCCATGCCCGCCTGAGCCTGCTGGAGCGCGGCGTGGCCTTCGCCATCGCCCATGTACGCGGCGGCGGCGAGCTGGGCGAGGCCTGGTACCGGGCCGGCAAGCAGGAGCACAAGCACAACAGCTTCGACGACTTCATCGCTTGCGCCGAGCACCTGATCGCCGAAGGCGTGACCACCCGCGAACGCCTGGCGATCAGCGGTGGCAGTGCCGGTGGTCTGCTCATGGGCGCGGTGCTCAACCTGCGCCCCGAGCTATTCCGTTGCGCCATCGCCGAAGTGCCGTTCGTCGATGTGCTCAACACCATGCTAGACCCCGAGCTGCCGCTGACCGTCACCGAGTACGACGAATGGGGCAACCCCGAGGAGCCCGAGGTGTACGAGCGGATCAAGGCCTACGCGCCCTACGAGAACGTCAAGGCGCAGGCCTACCCGGCGCTGCTGGTGGTCGCCGGCTACAACGACAGCCGCGTGCAGTACTGGGAGGCGGCCAAGTGGGTGGCGCGCCTGCGCACGCGCAAGACCGACGACAACCTGCTGCTGCTCAAGACCGAGATGGGCGCGGGCCACGGCGGCATGAGCGGGCGCTACCAGGGGCTGCGCGATGTGGCGCTGGAGTATGCGTTCGTCTTCAATGAACTGGGCGTGGCGTAA
- a CDS encoding cyclic nucleotide-binding domain-containing protein has protein sequence MPDTQHLNAEIRDMLMDCGLFDTLQPGDFLAAAGYFSLAAVAQGQTLFSEGDAGTFMCILHRGVVSVRKTDGNGAQVEIATLRKGRAFGEMAVLDGERRSATCVAASDCQLLTLGKDALEKMLNEAPRIAARIIRALAVALSKRLRMQDGQRLAQQV, from the coding sequence ATGCCCGACACCCAGCACCTGAACGCCGAAATCCGCGACATGCTCATGGACTGCGGCCTGTTCGACACCCTGCAGCCCGGTGACTTCCTCGCCGCCGCCGGCTACTTCAGCCTCGCCGCCGTGGCCCAGGGCCAGACCCTGTTCAGCGAAGGCGACGCCGGCACCTTCATGTGCATCCTCCATCGCGGCGTGGTCTCGGTGCGCAAGACCGACGGCAACGGCGCCCAGGTGGAGATCGCCACCCTGCGCAAGGGCCGGGCCTTCGGCGAGATGGCCGTGCTCGACGGCGAACGCCGCTCGGCCACCTGCGTGGCCGCCAGCGACTGCCAGCTGCTGACCCTGGGCAAGGACGCGCTGGAAAAGATGCTCAACGAAGCGCCGCGCATCGCCGCACGGATCATCCGCGCCCTCGCCGTGGCCTTGTCAAAACGCCTGCGCATGCAGGATGGCCAGCGCCTGGCGCAGCAAGTCTAG
- a CDS encoding YajD family HNH nuclease encodes MSSTSDATARLDRILADAKRDKEMGYRDKALKMYPHVCGRCTREFSGKRLSELTVHHRDHNHDNNPQDGSNWELLCLYCHDNEHARYTDQQYFSEGSLSTPKVAVATHNPFAGLAALMKKD; translated from the coding sequence ATGAGCTCCACCTCCGACGCCACCGCCCGTCTCGACCGCATCCTCGCCGACGCCAAGCGCGACAAGGAAATGGGCTACCGCGACAAGGCGCTGAAGATGTATCCCCACGTCTGCGGCCGTTGCACCCGCGAGTTCTCCGGCAAACGCCTGTCGGAACTGACCGTGCACCACCGCGACCATAACCACGACAACAACCCCCAGGACGGCTCCAACTGGGAGTTGCTGTGCCTGTACTGCCACGACAACGAGCACGCCCGCTACACCGACCAGCAGTATTTCAGCGAAGGTTCGCTGAGCACGCCGAAAGTCGCCGTGGCCACCCACAACCCGTTCGCCGGCCTGGCCGCGCTGATGAAGAAGGACTGA
- a CDS encoding RNA methyltransferase, with the protein MANKRYSCIGLFNPKSAENVGSVMRAAGCYGVNSVFYTGKRYERARDFVTDTKRVHYDIPLIGIDDLQRIIPLGCTPVAVELVEGARPLPEYTHPDRAIYIFGPEDGSLSEDVRGWCEETIYIPTEGCMNLAATVNVVLYDRMAKGLNTRSGPKFK; encoded by the coding sequence GTGGCGAACAAACGGTACAGCTGCATCGGCCTGTTCAACCCCAAATCCGCGGAAAACGTAGGCTCGGTGATGCGCGCCGCGGGCTGCTATGGCGTCAACTCGGTGTTCTACACCGGCAAGCGTTATGAGCGCGCCCGCGACTTCGTCACCGATACCAAGCGCGTGCACTACGACATCCCGCTGATCGGCATCGACGACCTGCAGCGCATCATTCCCCTGGGCTGCACCCCGGTGGCCGTGGAGCTGGTGGAAGGCGCACGGCCATTGCCTGAGTACACCCACCCGGACCGGGCGATCTACATCTTCGGGCCAGAGGATGGCTCGTTGAGCGAAGACGTGCGCGGCTGGTGCGAAGAGACGATCTACATCCCGACAGAAGGCTGCATGAACCTGGCGGCGACGGTGAATGTGGTGCTGTACGACCGCATGGCCAAAGGCTTGAACACCCGCTCGGGGCCGAAGTTCAAGTAG
- a CDS encoding YgaP-like transmembrane domain, giving the protein MHDIHWTTDAPKHNVHGLERVSSLAGGALMISKGLRHGGLLGMLQVAVGGLALARGVSGHCSTKAWWLRHRAEYLRLHRDIERGAAELKALKASAEAATRTATVTGG; this is encoded by the coding sequence ATGCACGATATCCATTGGACAACGGACGCACCGAAACATAATGTCCACGGCCTGGAGCGCGTCAGCTCCCTGGCTGGGGGCGCGTTGATGATCAGCAAGGGGCTGCGCCACGGTGGCCTGCTGGGGATGTTGCAGGTTGCCGTAGGCGGCTTGGCGCTGGCCCGTGGCGTGAGCGGGCATTGCTCGACCAAGGCATGGTGGTTGCGGCATCGCGCCGAGTACCTGCGCCTGCATCGCGACATAGAACGAGGCGCTGCCGAGCTCAAGGCGCTGAAGGCCAGCGCCGAGGCGGCAACCCGTACCGCGACGGTGACTGGCGGTTGA
- a CDS encoding M61 metallopeptidase family protein has protein sequence MRRLLLLVVGLLASSQVLAKKVDLDYQVRLLPQSGQAEVRLTLADGSAVRSLDFDLGKPGAYSDFLADGQWQVQNGRGVWHPAAGKTSLSYRVLLDQQPRGGAHEARITPHWALFRGDQLVPPARLDQQDGTELVSRLTFDLPTGWKSVETAWPRIGRQKFRIDDVSRLFDRPTGWMLAGNLGSRRARLGVTEVTVAAPQGQGMRRMDTLTLLTFIWPQLQAVFPRNPPKLLLVGARDEMWRGVLAGNNSLYLHSTRPLVSENGTSPVLRELVQLFAQINDRDGSDWLGESLADYYATELLRRAGGMSDDRYEALQARQHKLAAKVNHLKGAKADAAQVARGVLLLQALDREIRLHHHDKRSLDDVARALMRLSSVSTEEFVQISENVLGRQSEVLQSKVLR, from the coding sequence ATGCGTCGCCTGTTGTTGCTGGTTGTCGGCCTGCTGGCCAGTTCGCAGGTCCTGGCGAAGAAGGTCGACCTCGATTACCAGGTGCGCCTGCTGCCGCAGAGCGGCCAGGCCGAGGTGCGCCTGACCCTGGCCGACGGCAGTGCGGTGCGCAGCCTGGACTTCGACTTGGGCAAGCCTGGTGCCTACAGCGACTTTCTCGCCGATGGCCAGTGGCAGGTGCAGAACGGACGTGGCGTCTGGCACCCGGCGGCGGGCAAGACCAGCCTCAGCTACCGCGTGCTGCTCGACCAGCAACCCCGTGGCGGCGCCCATGAGGCGCGCATCACGCCGCACTGGGCGCTGTTCCGTGGTGACCAGCTGGTGCCGCCGGCGCGCCTCGACCAGCAGGATGGCACCGAGCTGGTCTCGCGCCTGACCTTCGACCTGCCGACGGGCTGGAAAAGCGTCGAAACCGCCTGGCCACGTATCGGCCGGCAGAAATTTCGCATCGACGATGTGTCGCGGCTGTTCGACCGGCCCACCGGCTGGATGCTCGCCGGCAACCTGGGCAGTCGTCGGGCGCGCCTGGGCGTCACAGAGGTGACCGTGGCCGCGCCGCAAGGCCAGGGCATGCGGCGCATGGACACGCTGACCCTGCTGACCTTTATCTGGCCGCAGTTGCAGGCGGTGTTCCCGCGCAACCCTCCGAAGCTGCTGCTGGTCGGTGCCCGTGACGAGATGTGGCGCGGCGTGCTGGCCGGCAACAACTCGCTCTATCTGCACAGCACGCGCCCGCTGGTCAGCGAGAACGGCACCAGCCCGGTGCTGCGTGAATTGGTGCAGCTGTTCGCCCAGATCAACGACCGCGACGGCAGCGACTGGCTGGGCGAGAGCCTGGCCGACTATTACGCCACCGAGCTGCTGCGCCGCGCTGGTGGCATGAGCGATGATCGCTACGAGGCGCTGCAGGCCCGTCAGCACAAGCTGGCTGCCAAGGTGAACCACCTCAAGGGCGCCAAGGCCGATGCCGCGCAGGTGGCCCGTGGCGTGCTGCTGCTGCAGGCGCTGGATCGCGAGATCCGCCTGCACCACCACGACAAGCGCTCGCTGGACGACGTCGCCCGTGCGCTGATGCGCCTGTCGAGCGTCAGCACCGAGGAGTTCGTGCAGATCAGCGAGAACGTGCTGGGGCGGCAGTCCGAAGTATTGCAAAGCAAGGTATTGCGCTAA
- a CDS encoding YcgN family cysteine cluster protein yields MIADTAPFWRRKTLDQLDDQEWESLCDGCGLCCLQKLEDEEDNSVYYTSIACKLLDLQTCQCSDYPNRFEHVPDCIQLTPGKADQFKWLPPTCGYRLVSEGQDLPAWHHLVSGDRQQVHEQRISRSGRMLSENDVDEDDWEDHLIFRAG; encoded by the coding sequence ATGATCGCCGATACCGCGCCCTTCTGGCGGCGCAAGACCCTCGACCAGCTCGATGACCAGGAATGGGAGTCGCTCTGCGACGGCTGCGGCCTGTGCTGTCTGCAGAAACTCGAGGACGAGGAAGACAACAGCGTCTATTACACGAGTATCGCCTGCAAGCTGCTGGACCTGCAGACGTGCCAGTGCAGCGACTACCCCAATCGCTTCGAGCACGTCCCCGACTGCATCCAGCTGACCCCCGGCAAGGCCGACCAGTTCAAGTGGCTGCCGCCCACCTGCGGTTACCGCCTGGTCAGCGAGGGACAGGACCTGCCGGCCTGGCACCACCTGGTCAGCGGTGATCGCCAGCAGGTGCACGAGCAGCGCATTTCCCGGTCGGGGCGCATGCTCAGCGAGAACGACGTGGATGAAGACGACTGGGAAGACCATCTGATCTTCCGCGCAGGTTGA
- a CDS encoding nitroreductase family protein, translating to MSATPRIADYAINEQFINRWSPRAFTAEPISQETLLSFLEAARWAPSAYNSQPWRFLYARRDTPSWERYLGILNEFNRSWAQHASALVLIISKTTFAAPGSDEEKPALWHTFDTGSAWGHLALQASISGWHSHGMAGFDQDLARSELKIPEGYALHAMVAIGKLGDKATLAEGLQAREVPSPRRPLSELAAEGEFSL from the coding sequence ATGAGCGCCACCCCACGCATCGCCGACTATGCCATCAACGAGCAGTTCATCAATCGCTGGTCGCCCCGCGCCTTCACCGCCGAGCCGATCAGCCAGGAAACCTTGCTGAGCTTCCTCGAGGCCGCGCGCTGGGCTCCGTCGGCCTACAACTCGCAGCCGTGGCGCTTCCTCTACGCCCGCCGCGACACGCCGAGCTGGGAACGCTACCTGGGCATCCTCAACGAGTTCAACCGCAGCTGGGCGCAGCACGCTTCGGCGCTGGTGCTGATCATCTCCAAGACCACCTTCGCAGCGCCCGGCTCCGATGAAGAAAAGCCTGCGCTGTGGCACACCTTCGACACCGGCTCAGCCTGGGGCCATCTGGCGCTGCAGGCGAGCATCAGCGGCTGGCACAGCCATGGCATGGCCGGCTTCGACCAGGACCTGGCGCGCAGCGAGCTGAAGATCCCCGAGGGCTACGCGCTGCATGCGATGGTGGCGATCGGCAAGCTGGGCGACAAGGCGACCCTGGCCGAAGGCCTGCAGGCCCGCGAAGTGCCGAGCCCGCGCCGACCGCTGAGCGAGCTGGCGGCCGAAGGTGAGTTCAGCCTCTAA
- a CDS encoding D-2-hydroxyacid dehydrogenase yields MRVLIAEQDHANYARLLGEAAPDLEVLTSGDSAELARLAPDCPVWLGQPDLLASLLRQGHKPRWMQSTWAGITPLLADGLPRDYRLTRAVGIFGQVMAEYMLTYMLGHERDVLSRLVSQVERRWDDRPGRTLEGRRVLIVGTGDIGQRVAEFLVPFGVILHGVASSARKQAPFVEVAGLDQLPRLVGQADYVLNLLPDTPATHDLYDAALFKCFRPSALFINAGRGVAVVDADLVEALKQGHLAGAVIDVCRQEPLPQRHPFWTAWGLLLTGHSSAPTSPAAMVRLFVENARAYAVEQALRGEVDFARGY; encoded by the coding sequence ATGCGCGTTCTGATCGCTGAACAGGATCATGCCAACTATGCTCGCCTGCTGGGCGAAGCGGCACCGGACCTGGAAGTCCTGACCAGCGGCGACTCCGCCGAACTGGCACGCCTGGCCCCCGATTGCCCGGTGTGGCTGGGCCAGCCGGACCTGCTGGCCAGTCTGTTGCGCCAGGGCCACAAGCCTCGCTGGATGCAGTCGACCTGGGCCGGGATCACCCCGTTGCTGGCCGACGGCCTGCCACGCGACTACCGCCTGACCCGGGCGGTGGGCATCTTCGGCCAGGTGATGGCCGAGTACATGCTCACCTACATGCTCGGCCATGAGCGCGATGTGCTGTCGCGACTGGTCAGCCAGGTCGAGCGGCGCTGGGATGACCGCCCGGGGCGGACCCTGGAAGGGCGGCGGGTGCTGATCGTCGGTACCGGCGATATCGGCCAGCGGGTGGCCGAGTTCCTCGTGCCGTTCGGTGTCATCCTGCACGGTGTGGCCAGCAGCGCCCGCAAGCAGGCGCCCTTCGTCGAAGTGGCGGGCCTCGACCAGCTGCCGCGCCTGGTCGGCCAGGCCGACTACGTGCTCAACCTGCTGCCCGATACCCCGGCCACCCATGACCTGTACGATGCGGCGCTGTTCAAGTGCTTCCGGCCCAGTGCCTTGTTCATCAATGCCGGGCGTGGCGTGGCGGTAGTCGATGCCGATCTGGTCGAAGCGCTCAAGCAGGGCCATCTGGCTGGCGCGGTGATCGATGTCTGCCGCCAGGAACCATTGCCCCAGCGCCATCCGTTCTGGACCGCCTGGGGACTGCTGCTGACCGGGCACAGCTCGGCGCCGACCTCGCCGGCGGCGATGGTGCGGTTGTTCGTGGAGAATGCGCGGGCCTATGCGGTGGAGCAGGCCCTGCGGGGCGAGGTGGATTTCGCGAGGGGTTACTGA
- a CDS encoding YcgL domain-containing protein — translation MKRICSIYKSPRKNEMYLYVLKAEGLERVPEALLPFFGKPVHAFDLVLTPERTLAREDIAKVLENLDKQGYHLQMPPPEDDYIEHLPEELLRRNDPA, via the coding sequence ATGAAACGTATCTGCTCGATCTACAAGAGCCCACGCAAGAATGAAATGTACCTCTACGTGCTCAAGGCCGAGGGCCTGGAGCGTGTGCCGGAGGCGCTGCTGCCATTCTTCGGCAAGCCGGTGCATGCTTTCGACCTGGTGCTGACGCCTGAGCGCACACTGGCCCGCGAGGACATCGCCAAGGTGCTGGAGAACCTCGACAAGCAGGGCTACCACCTGCAGATGCCACCGCCGGAAGACGACTACATCGAGCACTTGCCCGAAGAGCTGCTGCGTCGCAACGACCCGGCCTGA
- the rnd gene encoding ribonuclease D, translating to MAIEIHWIRDDQNLAEHCRSWREQPFVALDTEFMRVDTFYPKAGLIQIGVGQCAYLIDPLLIRDWQPLAGLLEDSGVVKVLHACSEDLEVLLRLTGKLPQPLFDTQLAAGYLNIGFSMGYSRLVQEVLGLELPKGETRSDWLQRPLSDTQVSYAAEDAVHLAELFDALRPRLSDDKYAWVLEDGAELVAALRREVEPETLYRDVKLAWKLGRQQLAVLRELCAWREREARSRDVPRNRILKEHSLWPMARSQPDSPSALAKIEEMHPRTIRQDGEQLIQLIKRAASQPQEQWPEPLPEPLPIEAAGILKRLRAIGQAEGERLGIAPELMLRKKALEALLKSGYPDGPYQLPDSLRGWRRERMGQALLDDLAGAGDSR from the coding sequence GTGGCCATCGAAATACACTGGATCCGTGACGACCAGAACCTGGCCGAACACTGCCGAAGCTGGCGCGAACAGCCCTTCGTGGCCCTCGACACCGAATTCATGCGGGTCGACACCTTCTACCCAAAGGCCGGCCTGATCCAGATCGGTGTCGGCCAGTGCGCCTACCTCATCGACCCCCTGCTGATCCGCGACTGGCAGCCGCTGGCCGGGCTGCTCGAGGACAGCGGCGTGGTCAAGGTGCTGCATGCCTGCAGCGAAGACCTGGAAGTGCTGCTACGCCTGACCGGCAAGCTACCCCAGCCGTTGTTCGACACCCAGCTGGCCGCCGGCTACCTGAACATCGGTTTCTCCATGGGCTATTCGCGCCTGGTGCAAGAGGTGCTGGGGCTCGAGCTGCCCAAGGGCGAGACCCGCTCCGACTGGCTGCAGCGCCCGCTGTCCGACACTCAGGTGAGCTACGCCGCCGAGGACGCCGTGCACCTGGCCGAGCTGTTCGATGCCCTGCGCCCGCGCCTGTCGGATGACAAGTACGCCTGGGTGCTGGAAGACGGCGCCGAACTGGTCGCCGCGCTGCGCCGTGAAGTCGAGCCCGAAACCCTGTACCGCGACGTCAAGCTGGCCTGGAAGCTCGGTCGCCAGCAACTGGCGGTGCTCCGTGAACTGTGCGCCTGGCGCGAACGTGAGGCCCGCAGCCGCGATGTGCCGCGTAACCGCATCCTCAAGGAACACTCGCTGTGGCCCATGGCCAGGAGCCAGCCTGACAGCCCGTCGGCACTGGCGAAAATCGAAGAGATGCACCCGCGCACCATCCGCCAGGACGGTGAGCAGCTGATCCAGCTGATCAAGCGTGCCGCCAGCCAGCCGCAGGAGCAATGGCCAGAGCCGCTGCCCGAGCCGCTGCCGATCGAAGCCGCCGGCATCCTCAAGCGCCTGCGCGCCATCGGCCAGGCCGAGGGTGAGCGGCTGGGCATCGCCCCGGAACTGATGCTGCGCAAGAAAGCCCTCGAAGCCCTGCTCAAGAGCGGCTACCCCGACGGTCCCTATCAACTGCCCGATTCGCTGCGCGGCTGGCGTCGCGAACGCATGGGCCAGGCCCTGCTGGACGACCTGGCGGGCGCCGGAGATTCCCGATGA